The following proteins are encoded in a genomic region of bacterium:
- a CDS encoding FKBP-type peptidyl-prolyl cis-trans isomerase produces the protein MTKLLTAVTLIMLIFCVGLYAEEKAAQTQPQTAPAMSDQQKTSYSIGLNIGLNLHEQEVQVDVASLTKGIQDGLVNATPALPEAEIRAALITLQKEVAEKQEAKKKVLAEKNSKDGDALLTANKTKEGVVALPSGLQYKVITEGKGPKPTATDTVVTHYKGTFIDGKQFDSSYDRGEPATFTVNGVIAGWTEALQLMPVGSKWQLWVPSKLAYGENGFQNVIPPNAALLFEIELISIQPKKAEEEPKKN, from the coding sequence ATGACGAAACTTTTAACAGCGGTAACGCTCATTATGTTGATATTTTGCGTTGGTCTCTACGCCGAAGAAAAAGCGGCGCAAACACAACCGCAAACAGCGCCGGCAATGAGCGATCAGCAAAAAACGAGCTACAGCATCGGTCTGAACATCGGACTGAATCTACACGAGCAGGAAGTCCAGGTCGACGTCGCCTCCTTGACGAAAGGGATTCAGGACGGCCTGGTCAACGCAACACCGGCTCTCCCAGAAGCAGAAATACGTGCTGCACTCATCACTCTGCAAAAGGAAGTGGCGGAAAAACAGGAAGCCAAGAAAAAAGTATTGGCCGAAAAGAATTCCAAGGACGGCGATGCGCTTTTAACAGCAAACAAAACCAAGGAAGGCGTAGTTGCCCTCCCGAGTGGTTTGCAATACAAAGTGATTACCGAAGGAAAAGGTCCGAAACCGACCGCAACGGATACTGTCGTGACACACTACAAAGGGACATTCATCGACGGCAAACAATTTGATAGTTCCTACGATCGCGGAGAACCGGCTACATTCACTGTAAATGGAGTGATTGCCGGGTGGACGGAAGCCCTCCAGCTCATGCCGGTCGGGTCGAAATGGCAACTCTGGGTGCCCTCCAAACTGGCTTACGGGGAAAACGGATTTCAAAATGTGATTCCTCCCAATGCTGCCCTGCTTTTTGAAATTGAATTGATCTCGATCCAGCCCAAAAAGGCAGAAGAAGAACCAAAAAAGAACTAG
- a CDS encoding metallophosphoesterase, whose product MKGLFLFLLLFFNLALSAGEPRIVAVGDVHGDLSSFVAILKTAQILDANGKWSGGKSILVQTGDVLDRGTQGRQSLDLLMQLEQAAPKQGGRVFPLLGNHEVMNLMGDLRYVPAEEFANFATKQSDQLLKRSYESYKQFQMQKAGERKLPAPEFTPQMEEEWLKAHPRGFLEHREAYGPRGKYGKWLRKQNTVADVQHNVFLHGGIDPKIIPIKVQEVNDRIHRELELFDRYKKIMEEQKVILPFFTFNEMIEAAKQELEIRKKDETLEAFLGLSGWLSVHPEGPLWFRGYAQWPEEELNAAVPALLETFKASHFIVGHTVMQKGEIRTRHNHQVIMIDTGMNQAFYPEGRASALEIQGEKLTAIYIENKVTLN is encoded by the coding sequence ATGAAAGGACTTTTCTTATTCCTCCTGCTTTTTTTTAATCTGGCCCTTTCCGCAGGCGAGCCCCGGATCGTTGCAGTGGGCGATGTTCATGGTGATCTGAGCTCATTTGTGGCAATCCTCAAAACCGCACAGATTCTGGACGCTAACGGGAAATGGTCCGGAGGGAAGTCAATCCTGGTTCAGACAGGGGATGTACTGGACCGCGGCACGCAAGGACGTCAAAGCCTGGATCTCCTCATGCAATTGGAGCAAGCGGCGCCCAAACAGGGTGGTCGTGTTTTTCCTTTACTGGGAAACCACGAGGTGATGAACCTGATGGGCGATCTCAGGTATGTTCCTGCTGAGGAATTTGCAAATTTCGCGACAAAACAGTCGGACCAGCTTTTAAAAAGGTCTTATGAATCGTACAAGCAATTCCAAATGCAGAAAGCAGGCGAGCGAAAACTTCCGGCGCCTGAATTCACGCCACAGATGGAAGAGGAATGGTTGAAAGCTCATCCACGTGGTTTTCTGGAGCACCGGGAAGCGTACGGACCGCGTGGGAAATATGGGAAGTGGCTCCGAAAGCAGAACACTGTGGCAGATGTGCAACACAATGTTTTTTTGCATGGCGGAATCGATCCGAAAATAATTCCGATAAAAGTCCAGGAAGTCAACGATCGCATTCATAGAGAACTCGAGCTTTTTGACCGGTACAAAAAGATAATGGAAGAGCAAAAAGTGATTCTGCCTTTTTTCACATTCAATGAGATGATCGAAGCGGCAAAACAGGAGCTGGAAATTCGAAAGAAGGATGAGACGCTGGAAGCCTTTCTGGGTTTGTCCGGCTGGCTGAGCGTTCATCCAGAGGGTCCGTTATGGTTCAGGGGTTATGCGCAGTGGCCTGAAGAAGAACTAAACGCCGCAGTTCCGGCGCTCCTGGAAACCTTCAAGGCCAGCCATTTTATCGTGGGCCATACGGTGATGCAAAAAGGTGAAATTCGAACACGCCACAATCATCAGGTGATTATGATAGATACCGGAATGAACCAGGCGTTCTATCCGGAAGGAAGAGCTTCTGCTCTGGAGATTCAAGGGGAAAAGTTGACTGCTATCTATATAGAAAACAAAGTGACGTTGAATTAA